The genomic stretch gaaggtgCTGTGAGTACTGGCTAAAGGCTAAAaactgagcctctctgctctcgAAAGTGGCAGGGTTGCCTTGCACAGCACTGTGCCAATGTACTGGAGGATGTGAATAGATTCATTGAATAGGCCTGTTTTATGGTTTGATATGATCTGCTTGAGGTGCATGGTGTCTTCTTTGTAACAGATGATACATTGTTAGCCATTTTGTATTCCTTTCCATTTTTAAGGCGTTTTTGCTGGGCTTTCAAACAGCTGCCAATTCAGTgggcagccatttttttttttatttcttcaaaaGCTCATTTCCTGTTTGCAATTTTTGGGACTCATTCTCCAGGGTGCCTTAGGCTCACCCAAAGAGTATATGTAAAGGACATCAATGTAGTGCAGGTTGTTTTTATGTACTATGTATTTTATTAGGTACTTTATTTTGACACTTCCGGTTAAGCcggtgtattttattttgaaagcgtgtgtgcgatgtattttattttgaaagaatttGTGAACGGAAAAATGAACAAATTGAAGGCAACACATTTTATAAAGAAAGGTCAAGGAGCATCACGGACAAGAGGAAATTCacgggatattccggtgtaaatttaatccatggtctaacacaccatgaaactgtgttagactccctctcgagagataaagtttgcagaccactagctaacgtagttttagctttttgatggcggttttatatttggacccatttactgcagtgtattgttgtcgtgcggtcgtttctgaggatgctaaaactgcattagctagcggtctgcaaactttatctctcgagggggagtctaacacagtttcacggtgtgttagaccatggattaaatttacaccggaatatccctttaactatgGTGTTGAAAGTTAACTACATGAGTGATTTATTAGCCCGGTTGAAAGTGGCAACAAGGTAAaggcttttgtgtgtgttgaaattTGGGTAAAATTTTCATGTACAAAAGTAAAGCTAAATGCTACAAGCTAGCTACTGATGAACTAATGgcttgtatttgtttctgttttagctcttatgttgttgttgtttttgttgttggtcGGATTGTAAAGACATGGTCACAAGAAATTACAGAAGGAATAAAACACTTCAGACCACCAGTAAAGCTTCATTAATTTTCAACTGGCGCTACAGTATATATACCAAATTCCATGCATTTATGAGGTTGTTTTGGTGCAGCGCAGCAGAGTGATGTCAGCGGCCTCTGATCTCCTGCAGCACCCAGTCTACGCATCTAATACGTTAGAGGGCGGTGTGCATACTCAAttctggagcaagagaagggacaagaggagagtgtgaaggctgtgttggcaTAGACTATGGTACacgttttcagaaacagcggggaaatcaccacttTGTCCAgtcgcacatttttttttccagtgcgcaaATGCtgtaacatttacggtgatcatgatgaagccgctctgaagagctgctgtcagagactGTGgttcagacccatgaaacacacgGTACTTTCAGTcattattcccggtaataaactgaaggcaTCACCGCTGGAAAGTACGTCGACGTACAGTGCTGCCATCGGATGCGGCAGcacagccccgtgaactaatacaagttaATGGAGTGAAATTTATAAAGCTCCCTCTACCAAGTACTAAGGTAGTGTCTCGTTTACACACGtacagatatattcaggaaacagaggagccaaaaacaacgtctgtaacgttctctgatgattataaacgttaactactccgtATTGTTCagtacaggtcggcaccaaaccacagtatagattttataacattttaatgAGTGTTtgcagctgctaatgtatgtaacgctgtgatgaCACATGCCAGTTAAAATCTGTCTATGATAACCGGATCCTGAAATGTACGTTTTTGGTGGCAATGTAGTTAATGAGAAAGATTCCCCAGAACAGTGAAGGAAGCAGCTCTGTAGAGGAGTGAGGGGGCTCTGAAAAGAGCCGTTGTGGTTATGGAGCAGCAGACAGGTTAAGCGCGCTCTCCGCGGATGCGGCGGGCCAGCTGGATGTCTTTGGGCATGATGGTGACCCTCTTGGCGTGGATGGCGCACAGGTTGGTGTCCTCGAAGAGGCCGACAAGGTAAGCCTCGCTGGACTCCTGCAGAGCCATGACAGCGGAGCTCTGGAAGCGCAGGTCGGTCTTGAAGTCCTGAGCGATTTCTCTGACCAGGCGCTGGAAGGGCAGCTTGCGGATGAGCAGCTCGGTGGATTTCTGGTAGCGACGGATCTCTCTCAGAGCCACGGTACCGGGCCTGTAACGGTGAGGCTTCTTCACTCCGCCGGTGGCCGGCGCGCTCTTACGGGCAGCCTTGGTGGCCAGCTGCTTCCTAGGAGCTTTACCTCCGGTGGATTTACGAGCGGTCTGCTTGGTTCTTGccattgtttcttcttcttcctctcaacAGTCAGGAGAAAAGTGTAGTGAAGAGAAGAGACTGGCTGCTCTTAAACTGCGGGACCGGCTGCGAAACGGTGACGCGGCTTCGGAGCTCCGGCTCCTGATTGGTTAGCGGCTCCTCTCGGAGCTCAGCTCCGCCTGGAGGAGTCGACCCCCGCCTGAATCTCCGCTGCTTATTGGCGAGAAACCTGTTCGAAAAGTCCGCCTAAATTCATCCAGGGGCCCCTCTGCTGAAAGCCTCTTCTCTGGTTGGTCTGGCGGAGAGCCGCACAGCCTCCGCGGAGATAAAAAGGAGGGTTGTGATCGTCGACAGCACATTTTCTGTGAGTCGAGACTCTAGAAAGACCTGAAACATGAGCGGAAGAGGCAAAACCGGCGGCAAAGCCAGAGCTAAGGCAAAGACCCGCTCCTCCCGTGCCGGGCTCCAGTTCCCAGTCGGTCGTGTCCACAGGCTGCTCCGCAAAGGTAACTATGCTCAGCGTGTTGGTGCCGGCGCCCCCGTCTACCTGGCGGCTGTGCTGGAGTACCTGACCGCTGAGATCCTGGAGTTGGCTGGAAACGCTGCCCGTGACAACAAGAAGACCCGTATCATCCCCCGTCACCTGCAGCTGGCTGTCCGCAACGACGAGGAGCTCAACAAGCTCCTGGGTGGAGTGACCATCGCTCAGGGCGGCGTGCTGCCCAACATCCAGGCTGTTCTGCTACCCAAGAAGACCGAGAAGGCCGCCAAGAAGTAAACTGCTCCACCAGAGACCAGCAACACAAAGGCTCTTTTAAGAGCCCCCCACTCACTTCTGATAAAGAGCAGTGTTTCTCATGTCCGTCTCAGAATGTAAACCACATGAGTTTCAACTTTACAAAATCagtttattttgataaatatacGATAACCATTGCATCAAAAGGTGCATTCACACCATGTTTATCGTGTAAAGGAGTCATTCTATATTTAAGGGTATATatagaaatctgttttttgttttttttaaactacacatttccttaatttttaaatatctaaatggaaaaaaaaaacatttgactctATTTTGTCAACTATATTATGGACAAATGTCATATGAAGTACTACACATTTTATGACACTCTTGAAAGTGTTTGAGTCTATTCACCAGGGGCTTGAGGTTATCTGtcaaacatatttaaatttgTGAATTTTGAGCTTCATTATGGACATTCTGCAAGATGTTATGAAGGA from Sparus aurata chromosome 1, fSpaAur1.1, whole genome shotgun sequence encodes the following:
- the LOC115583737 gene encoding histone H3, coding for MARTKQTARKSTGGKAPRKQLATKAARKSAPATGGVKKPHRYRPGTVALREIRRYQKSTELLIRKLPFQRLVREIAQDFKTDLRFQSSAVMALQESSEAYLVGLFEDTNLCAIHAKRVTIMPKDIQLARRIRGERA
- the LOC115583763 gene encoding histone H2A, producing MSGRGKTGGKARAKAKTRSSRAGLQFPVGRVHRLLRKGNYAQRVGAGAPVYLAAVLEYLTAEILELAGNAARDNKKTRIIPRHLQLAVRNDEELNKLLGGVTIAQGGVLPNIQAVLLPKKTEKAAKK